The following coding sequences lie in one Vibrio casei genomic window:
- a CDS encoding MGMT family protein: MNEFHMQIFTVIHQIPKGKISTYGTIAKMAGYPGYARHVGKALSHLPEGSTLPWHRVVNSQGKISLKGNDLLRQKTKLVDEGVEVSGLGKISLKQYLWHPE, from the coding sequence ATGAACGAATTCCATATGCAAATATTTACTGTCATTCACCAAATCCCAAAAGGGAAAATTAGCACCTATGGCACGATTGCTAAAATGGCAGGTTACCCCGGTTATGCGCGACATGTAGGTAAGGCTTTGAGTCATTTACCTGAAGGGTCGACTTTACCTTGGCACCGCGTGGTAAATAGTCAGGGTAAAATATCATTGAAAGGTAATGATTTACTCCGACAGAAAACTAAACTCGTAGACGAAGGGGTTGAGGTGTCTGGGTTAGGAAAAATTAGCTTAAAGCAATATCTGTGGCACCCAGAGTAA